A genomic window from Eriocheir sinensis breed Jianghai 21 chromosome 9, ASM2467909v1, whole genome shotgun sequence includes:
- the LOC126995924 gene encoding ATP synthase lipid-binding protein, mitochondrial-like, translating into MYAARLALPIARTVAVRSQAVVRPIAAAPISRALQTSAASRDIDSAAKFIGAGAATVGVAGSGAGIGSVFGSLIIGYARNPSLKQQLFSYAILGFALSEAMGLFCLMMAFLLLFAF; encoded by the exons ATGTACGCTGCCAGGCTCGCCCTTCCCATTGCCAGGACTGTTGCC GTGAGGAGCCAAGCTGTGGTCCGCCCCATCGCTGCGGCGCCCATCAGCCGCGCCCTCCAGACCTCTGCTGCTTCCAGGGACATTGACTCTGCCGCCAAGTTCATCGGTGCCGGCGCTGCCACCGTGGGTGTGGCCGGCTCTGGTGCTGGTATTGGCTCTGTCTTCGGCTCCCTGATCATCGGGTATGCCCGTAACCCCTCCCTCAAGCAGCAGCTCTTCTCCTATGCTATCCTGGGATTCGCCCTGTCCGAGGCCATGGGTCTGTTCTGTCTCATGATGGCCTTCCTGCTGCTGTTCGCCTTCTAA
- the LOC126996316 gene encoding uncharacterized protein LOC126996316 isoform X2 gives MNFALRLVVVVVAAALANTSVAAHPAWTSDGPSGAVSGRVAHLPDPEEGGMRVVPVLMVALSEPRAPRPTAAHKRNSELLNTLLGSQTLSNMRNAGRR, from the exons ATGAACTTCGCCTTacgcctggtggtggtggtggtggccgcggcACTCGCCAACACCAGCGTCGCCGCCCACCCCGCCTGGACGAGTGATGGCCCGAGTGGAGCCGTAAGTGGACGAGTGGCTCACCTACCAGACCCC GAAGAGGGCGGCATGAGGGTCGTGCCCGTGCTGATGGTCGCCCTGTCCGagccccgcgcgccccgccccacCGCCGCACACAAGCGTAACTCAGAGCTCCTCAACACCCTCCTGGGCTCACAGACGCTCAGCAACATGAGGAACGCAGGCAGACGCTAG
- the LOC126996316 gene encoding uncharacterized protein LOC126996316 isoform X1 produces the protein MEGRSLWVYKEVEQTGMIRRLGALGVDTTGRTSRISPHAQTHKFIFLHAAMNFALRLVVVVVAAALANTSVAAHPAWTSDGPSGAVSGRVAHLPDPEEGGMRVVPVLMVALSEPRAPRPTAAHKRNSELLNTLLGSQTLSNMRNAGRR, from the exons ATGGAGGGCAGGTCACTGTGGGTATATAAGGAGGTGGAGCAAACTGGCATGATCAGACGTTTGGGTGCCCTTGGAGTGGACACAACAGGCAGGACTTCACGCATCTCgccacacgcacagacacacaaatTTATCTTCCTTCACGCAG CCATGAACTTCGCCTTacgcctggtggtggtggtggtggccgcggcACTCGCCAACACCAGCGTCGCCGCCCACCCCGCCTGGACGAGTGATGGCCCGAGTGGAGCCGTAAGTGGACGAGTGGCTCACCTACCAGACCCC GAAGAGGGCGGCATGAGGGTCGTGCCCGTGCTGATGGTCGCCCTGTCCGagccccgcgcgccccgccccacCGCCGCACACAAGCGTAACTCAGAGCTCCTCAACACCCTCCTGGGCTCACAGACGCTCAGCAACATGAGGAACGCAGGCAGACGCTAG
- the LOC126995929 gene encoding uncharacterized protein LOC126995929: protein MMKVFRVLGVVVALFLVSPASPATLDTLDTTEDQPRPQPQPQEINQLTNGTETLPQPEAFIGGFFRTRPRPKPGPFVRPLIIPVTDLPLCQDPPLPHALYTHALDGIQRRKSVPLSPAEGGFLGEVMRDGPVGSLPHEAVQSMTAEESFTLLGYPYTRPQVPSRGHHQRAEGRGWPGGTRDPGQVRYHQAAQSPRQHPRPPTPALRSHHASSQSRYPPLCIPKPRPPAHPPKHRLPKPLPTPHPPKHRPAPHPPKHRPVPHPTKSRPSFHPTKSRPLSHPTKFRPSSHPPKSRQPKPRPLPHPVTHRPASHPPKYRQPNPRLPSHPPKRRPSSHLPRPQSPYQPEYQPPLYPPVHEPPFYQPDHEPSFYQPEHELSFYQPDHEPSFYQPDHEPSFYQPEPQPPSYPSSPRPPYRTRPPPTIPPDPRPRPRPRPKEKPKPTPTPHPHRPPTLTLDPLNLHNLAGPPYFNTAPPHLFDRKDKDSDVSSTTSSSSSFGYEVWATPPDSWQPPSSSPTPATTTTIATTTKTATNNYPSLTATHNEDREDPWGSFGDADWLGNGDHGWHPDWPSDWSNKRQPGPQAARNPPSSHDVFPSVGGANDQGSAEDAENVVPDDRLLQTLLKNHRLPGQATPRPKHRLPHIPRPPYHYPAAAATPAPHALSEPPLSVSRYSEIPLTKDRPHKTRGGPIPGKHKHRPPPPPFVSHRDGPHGSNRPPLFPPRREQPTGLGVAPGGPHMDEHKPVLTEWPWQGDYAGMVPVATIRRPPHGPLHR from the exons ATGATGAAG GTATTCCGTGTCCTGGGGGTCGTCGTGGCCTTGTTCCTCGTGTCCCCAGCCTCTCCAGCCACCTTAGACACCCTAGACACCACAGAAGACCAGCCCCGACCGCAACCACAACCCCAGGAAATCAACCAATTAACCAACGGCACTGAGACGCTCCCGCAACCCGAAGCTTTTATTGGGGGATTCTTCAGGACAAGACCTCGGCCAAAACCAGGACCATTTGTACGACCTCTTATCATACCAGTCACCGATCTACCTCTGTGTCAggatcctcccctccctcacgccctctaCACCCACGCCCTTGACGggatacagagaaggaagagcgtCCCCCTGAGTCCTGCGGAGGGAGGGTTCTTAGGGGAGGTCATGAGGGATGGGCCAGTAGGATCTCTTCCCCATGAGGCTGTTCAATCCATGACAGCTGAGGAATCCTTCACGCTCCTGGGATATCCTTACACCAg ACCACAAGTTCCCTCCCGCGGCCATCACCAGAGGGCCGAGGGGCGGGGCTGGCCTGGAGGCACTAGGGATCCAGGTCAG GTAAGGTATCATCAGGCCGCCCAGTCCCCACGCCAGCACCCACGCCCTCCCACGCCAGCACTACGATCCCACCACGCCTCCAGCCAGTCTCGCTACCCTCCTCTATGTATTCCAAAGCCTCGACCTCCTGCTCATCCGCCGAAACATCGACTACCAAAGCCTCTACCAACTCCTCATCCACCAAAGCATCGACCAGCTCCTCATCCACCAAAGCATCGACCAGTTCCTCATCCAACGAAATCTCGACCATCTTTTCATCCAACTAAATCTCGACCACTCTCTCATCCAACTAAATTTCGACCATCTTCTCATCCACCAAAATCTCGACAACCAAAGCCTCGACCACTTCCTCATCCAGTAACACATCGACCAGCTTCTCATCCACCCAAATATCGACAACCAAACCCTCGacttccttcccatccaccaaAACGTCGACCATCTTCCCATCTACCACGCCCTCAATCACCCTACCAACCAGAATATCAACCACCCCTCTATCCACCAGTACATGAACCACCTTTCTACCAACCAGATCATGAACCATCTTTCTACCAACCAGAACATGAACTATCTTTCTACCAACCAGATCATGAACCATCTTTCTACCAACCAGATCATGAACCATCCTTCTATCAACCAGAACCTCAACCACCATCCTATCCATCTAGCCCTCGACCACCCTACCGTACACGCCCTCCACCTACTATTCCTCCCGACCCACGCCCTCGTCCACGCCCACGCCCTAAGGAAAAGCCCaagcccacgcccacgccacacCCCCACAggccccccaccctcaccctcgaCCCCCTCAACCTCCATAACCTCGCCGGGCCGCCCTATTTTAACACGGCTCCTCCCCATCTTTTCGACCGTAAGGATAAGGACTCCGATGTCTCctccacgacctcctcctcctcctccttcggctaCGAG gtTTGGGCGACTCCACCGGACTCCTGGCAGCCTCCTTCTTCATCACCTAcccctgcaaccaccaccaccatcgccactaccACTAAAACCGCCACCAACAATTATCCGTCACTCACAGCCACTCATAACGAAGACAGAGAAGACCCTTGGGGGTCTTTTGGGGACGCGGACTGGCTCGGCAACGGGGACCACGGCTGGCACCCTGACTGGCCTTCTGACTGGAGCAACAAGCGGCAACCAGGGCCACAGGCGGCACGGAATCCGCCCTCATCTCACGACGTGTTCCCCTCGGTGGGGGGTGCCAACGACCAAGGCTCCGCTGAGGACGCTGAGAATGTTGTGCCGGACGACAGACTACTTCAGACGCTCCTCAAGAACCACAGACTCCCGGGGCAGGCGACGCCGCGGCCCAAACACCGTCTACCACACATACCACGTCCGCCATATCATTACCCCGCCGCTGCGGCCACCCCCGCCCCTCACGCCCTCTCCGAGCCGCCCCTCAGCGTGAGCAGATACTCGGAGATCCCGCTGACCAAGGACAGGCCCCATAAGACCCGCGGCGGTCCCATCCCGGGCAAACACAAACACCGGCCGCCGCCCCCACCCTTTGTGAGCCACCGGGACGGGCCTCATGGGAGCAACAGGCCTCCTCTGTTTCCACCTCGCAGGGAGCAGCCCACGGGGCTAGGCGTGGCCCCGGGAGGCCCCCACATGGACGAGCACAAACCCGTGTTGACAGAGTGGCCCTGGCAGGGGGACTATGCAGGGATGGTGCCCGTGGCCACAATACGTAGGCCTCCACACGGCCCCCTGCATCGCTGA